From the Erinaceus europaeus unplaced genomic scaffold, mEriEur2.1 scaffold_736, whole genome shotgun sequence genome, the window GCCTCAGCGTGTCCTGCTCCTTGGGGACCTGCAGCGGAAATGTTCCTTGTGCCAGCGGCTCCGGGGCAGCTGCGCCCAGGCCGGTGGGACTCTGCACAGGCACCCCTGGGCCGGCTGCTGCCGGCACAGACACCCGTTCGCACTGGGGTCCGAAGCCCAGGGCCCGGGGTGCTCCCTGGGGGTCCGACTCACGTCCCCGCTGTGGGTGGGCTGTGTGCCTCCGCACCCCGCCGAGGTTGGGGACCCCCCCGAGTCCGTGTCCCCGTCAAGTTGCCACATCTCTCCTCCTCTAAGGCGAGAGCTGCAGCCCCCAGGAAGGCCTGGAACCCCCAGCAGGAGGGGAGTGGCCCACACAGGGAGGGACCCCATGGGGGCAGCTGGCCAGCAGGAAACAGGTGGGGGGCACCAGGCTCCCAGCCGGCCCGTCAGCTGACGCGGCTTTGTACCTCCTGCCCCGTCCTCGTGCCGAGTAATCAAGCATGGCATTATTAGAATTAGCCTGACTTCACTGCCTCTGGCTTAATGGGGTTATTAGCACACATCAGTGACGCAGAAAAGATAAGAATGCAGGCCGCCAGGGCCCCCCACTTCCCCCTGCCTCCCCGACACCCTCTGCCCTTTGACCCGCTGTGGACTCCTACACACCCCGCAAAACCCCACTTTTTGGTCCCTGTGATATATAAAAAGACACACTCAGGGGTCCCCAGGTGGTGGGCTGGGCCTGGGAGCCCAAGGACACAGGGCACAGACTGGCCCAtctgggcaggggcaggggggcgtCCACTGTCCCCCACGCGCCCAGTCGGGGGCCGACCCCTGCGGCAGCCGCAGGATGTGGGTGGTAGCAGAGCCCGCGTGAGGTTCTGGGGAGTCGCAGGCCACTGGCGGGACACGTGGACAAGACGGGGAGTCACCACGGGAGGCCATGTCTCCCGCTGTCCGGAGGGGCCTGGCCctgcgggggttgggggctcGAGTCCCAGTCCCGGGGGCTCAGGGCACCTGACACTGGGCCTCAGCGTCCCCCTCCGAAAAGTGGGTGTCTTCAGTGCAATACAGCTTTGTTTAAAGAGACAAacgtggggccgggtggtggctcactgggaTAAGGGCACGTGGTACgcgtaaaaggacccaggttcaagccccgctccccacctgcaggagagatgctttatgggaggggaagcagggctgtgggcgtttctgtccctccttctctgtaacaccccccctcaatgtctctctgtcctgtcaaataaaatagaaagaggggaaaaaaagtaaaaatggcctctaggagcagtggattcatagtgtcggcaccgagccccagagacaaccctgaaggcaataaaaataatagagagagagagagagagagagggagagagggagagggagagggagagggagggagagagagagggagagagaggagagagagagagagagggagggagagcaaaagaagagtgggagagagagggagagagagagggagagcaagagaagaaagagggagagagatggaaagggagggagagagagggagagaaagagagagagagggagagagagaagccctgctcagctctggtatgcgGCAGTGCTGGGACCTGAACTTGGAgatttgggacctcaggcatctGGTTTGCTGCTGCTGTACTGAGTCCCTGGCTAAAAAGAAcagtaaaaagcaaaagaaacggaaaggaaagaaaaaaaaagggattgggaagggaagggaagggaagggaagggaagggaagggaagggaagggaagggaagggaagggaaaggaagggaagggaaaggaaggggagcgAAGGAGGTTGGGGTGGCGCTGGGGTCCTCAGCCCGAGACCCTGGTCACTGTCCCCACAGGGAGCCGCCTCCCTGCCTGGCACCCCTTCCCCCAGGGGCCAGCCCCCCCCCAGGACTCCGCCTCTGGGCAGGAgtgaggtccccccccccccccgcagggcgCAGGGGTGTGTGCATTCTGACGGCGGGTATAAAGGAGCCTGGAAGCACAGCCCAGGGAGCCGCCATGGACGCCAGGACTCTGTGGGTGCTGGTGTGGGTGCTGGTGATGGCGCTGGGGGTGCCCCCGGGCCACCGGGGGCTACGTGGGGCTGTGTGAGTACCCTCCCCGCTGGAGACAGGTGCAGAGTGACAGGACGCCCGCCCTCCCGGGAGCCCCGCACCCAGGGCGCtgacccccctctccctctccctctgcctctgcctctgcctctgcctctgcctctgcctctgcctctccctctccctctccctctccctctgcctctgcctctccctctccctctccctctgtctctccctctccctctccctctccctctccctctccctctccctctccctctccctctccctctccctctccctctgggggccgggtggggtCAGAGGCGCCCAGAACACCCCGTCCTCCCGGGACCACCTGCGGCTCAGCTTGGGGAGGGGTGCTGGACCCCCTCACTTTGGAAGCAGGTCCCCCCAGGAGAGACGGGGGCAAGGCTCCTACCAGGCTGGCTGTGCAGGGGTGGGGCTCAGGGTGCTCCCGGGACACCCGTGAGAGCCACCCCCCCAGCCAGTCACCCCCTGGCCCAGGACCTCCCGTGGGAGGGGGCGTCACTGGTGTGTCAGGCCCCAGTGGCTCCACCCTGAGCAGAACTAGAAGGTTCCAGGTGGCAGAGGGCTGGGAGACCCCTCGCCCAGGGACAGGGCCACTCAGGACACcctgctctcctcccctccccttctctcccctccccgccccattccctctcctcccctctcctctattttttaatgtatttatttatttattattggattgagacagagaggaattgagagggaaggggagacagagagggagagaaacagagagacacctagagccctgctccaccactcctagaccttccccctgcacatggggaccgggggctcaaacctgcaaccttgcacactgtaatgtgtgtgcttaaccaggggtgtcactgcctggcccctcttctctctttcaataCATAAGTTTTAATAATGTTTGCATGAAAGCTGGGGACatggcacaggggttctgcagagactctcctgcctgcggctctgaggtcccaggtccaatcccccctctccttctctcattgaaaataaatcatgggagtcgggcggtagcgcagcgagttcagcacaggtagtgcaaagctcaaggaccagcgtaaggatcccggttcgagcccccggctccccacctgcaggggagtcgcttcacaggcggcgaagcaggtctgcaggtgtctgtctttctctccccctctctgtcttcccctcttttctccatttctctctgtcctgtccaacaacaatgataacaataacaataataactacaacaataaaacaacaagggcaacgaaagggaaaataaataaatattttttaaaaagaaagtaaatcataaaattttaaaaggaaccgGGGACCTCTCTGCAGGCTGGTGTGGGGGCGTCCGACCCCCAGctcaggctctggggtggggggtgcttgtCGGCCCCGAGCTGACCCATCTCTGTCCTCTGCCGGGTACAGCGGCCAGCCAGTGCGCCGTGCCGGCCAAGGACCGCGTGGACTGCGGCTACCCAGAGGTCACAGCCGAGCAGTGTAACAGCCGCGGCTGCTGCTTTGACTCCAGCATTCCGCAGGTGCCCTGGTGCTTCAAGCCGCTGCAGGAGACCGGTGAGCCACACCCCACCCTGGGGACCCCCTGTGCCCACAGCCCTGCACCCACAGAACTGGGgaccccctgcaccccaccctgGGGACCCCCTTTGCCCACAGCCATGGGGACCCCCTGTGCTCACAGCCATGGGAACTCCCTGCACCCACAGCCCTGCACCCACAGCCCTGGGgaccccctgcaccccacccggGGGACCCCCTGTACCCACAGCCCTGGGGAACCCCTGCACCCACAGACCTGGGGACCCCCTGCACCCACAGCCCTGGGGACCCCGGCACCCCCACCCTGGGGACCCCCTGTGCCAACAGCCCAGGGTACTCCCTGCACCCACAGCCATGGGGACCCCCTGTGCCCACAGCCCTGAGGACCCCCTGCACCCTACCCTGGGGACCCCCTGTGCCCACAGACCTGGGGAACCCCTGTACCCACAGACCTGGGGACCCCCTGCGCCCACAGCCCTGGGGACACCCTGTGCCCACAGACCTGGGGAGCCCCTGCACCCACAGCCCTGGGGACCCCCTGCACTCCACCCTGGGGACCCCCTGTGCCCACAGACCTGGGGACCCCTGTGCCCACAGACCTGGGGACCCCCTGTACCCACAGACCTGGGGACCCCCTGTACCCACAGACCTGGGGACCCCTGTACCCACAGACCTGGGGACCCCCTGTGCCCACAGCCCTGGGGAACCCTGTGCCCCACCCTGGGGACCCCCTGCACCCACAGACCTGGGGACGCCCTGTGCCCACAGCCCTGGGGACCCCCTGTGCCCCACCCTGGGGACCCCCTGCACCCACAGACCTGGGGATCCCCTGTGCCCACAGACCTGGGGACCCCCTGTGCCCCACCCTGGGGACCCCCTGCACCCACAGACCTGGGGACCCCCTGTACCCACAGCCCTGGGgaccccctgcaccccaccctgGGGACGCCCTGTGCCCACAGCCCTGGGgaccccctgcaccccaccctgGGGACCCCCTGTGCCCACAGACCTGGGGACCCCCTGTGCCCACAGACCTGGGGACCCCCTGCACCCACAGCCCTGCACCCACAGACCTGGGGACCCCCTGCACCTCTCTATGGGCTGATTCTGAAGGAGTGAGAatcggggagggagggagcagccCCCTCTGGGTGGGGCTGAGGGTGCAGGacagcccccggcccccccccccccagtggctcCAGATGCCATGTCTGGAGCCTCACCCCACTCCTGGGTGTGCTGGGCGGCCCCTGCTAGCCACCTGGCGCCCCGGGTGTCAGCCCGGCCATGAGAAGGATGTGGGTGTGGGTGCATCCGGGAGAGGCCCCGCCCTCCACCGTGAGTCCAGGTGGCCCCCGGGCCCTGCACCCCAGCAAGGCCCCAGGCAGCCCAGGTGAGGTTTGGGGGCTCCTAGCTGAGCCATCCGGTCTCCCCACGTCCTGCTGGCTCTGGGCATGACGGGACATCCCAGGGACAGGTGACCCTCCTCCCCGGCCTGGGGTGTCCCGACACTTCCCCAGCCGCTGGGGGGGCGAGCTCTGGACAGCACCCCGGTTCCACCCTGGCCGTGAGACTGGGTCTGGAGGGCGGGAGGCCCTCACGCTCACCTCTGCTTCCAGAATGCACCTTCTGAGGCCTCTCCAGGGCTCCTGAGACTCCACCCTGCCCCTGCCGGACCTGCCTGCCAGCCTTGTCCCTTGCACCCCGTCTGCCCCTcacacaccaccccccccccgtgcccacacTTCCATGGAAGCTGAGGtccaggcccaggttcaagagaAATAAACCCCTCCCCGAGCATCACTGCTGCTCAGAGACTGCTGTGCTGtcactctgtcctgggaggggCGGGACAGGGGCCTGCGGGGCAAGGGGGCTCTCAGCCCGTCTTCAGGGCACACGTGGGAGCGGGGATCTGGACGCAGGC encodes:
- the LOC103127238 gene encoding LOW QUALITY PROTEIN: trefoil factor 3 (The sequence of the model RefSeq protein was modified relative to this genomic sequence to represent the inferred CDS: deleted 1 base in 1 codon), yielding MDARTLWVLVWVLVMALGCPRATGGYVGLSASQCAVPAKDRVDCGYPEVTAEQCNSRGCCFDSSIPQVPWCFKPLQETECTF